The following proteins are co-located in the Osmia lignaria lignaria isolate PbOS001 chromosome 12, iyOsmLign1, whole genome shotgun sequence genome:
- the RpA-70 gene encoding replication protein A 70, protein MYSLTEGALDKIINGVDVDKPILQILGHKKLASSSSGERYRLLVSDGKRVNSFTMLATQLNSMISDNILTEFSICQINRYAISMVNNAGKQKRVMVILNIEVKVPGKEVGHKIGNPTSAESESDSKPVPSVQSKLASHPPQQNDSASSKHNPPQSSTNDIQTTPIIALSPYQNRWVVRARVVSKSGIRTWSNSRGEGKLFSMDLVDESGEIRCTAFRDQCDKFYEMLEIGKVYYISRATLKTANKQFNNLKNDYEMNLTGDSEIIPCHDNEKDIPTLQFDFQPIGDIEKKEKNDLMDVLGIVKSCADLQLLTSRTTGREMKKRDIHLVDDSNTMVCLTLWGTEAEDFDGSNNPVVAVKGARIGEFNGGKNLSALSSTVMQVDPDIPEAHRLRGWFKTIGCNEDMKSVSRAFGGANNTSGPLITFKEATDLELGHRGTDMYVIKATVNMIRIENALYKACPSEGCKKKLIDQANDMYRCEKCDKEYPNFRYRLLASLSLADWTNNQWATAFSEEAEKILGVTAQELGELQENDNDAYLEKFGDATFKSFIFKIRIKLETFSDEKRLKATCAAVSPIDYKTYNNHLITQIKELAGINKV, encoded by the exons ATGTATTCCCTTACCGAAGGAGCATTAGAT AAAATCATAAATGGCGTTGATGTTGATAAACCAATACTGCAAATActg GGTCATAAAAAATTGGCAAGTTCAAGCAGTGGAGAACGTTACAGGCTACTTGTGTCTGATGGGAAAAGAGTAAACTCGTTCACAATGTTGGCTACTCAGTTAAACTCAATGATATCAGACAACATTTTGACTGAATTTTCTATTTGTCAGATTAATAGATACGCAATAAGTATGGTGAATAATGCTGGAAAGCAGaa ACGCGTAATGgtgatattaaatattgaagTAAAAGTTCCTGGTAAAGAGGTTGGACATAAAATTGGAAATCCAACAAGTGCAGAGTCTGAAAGTGATTCTAAACCTGTGCCATCTGTACAGTCTAAATTAGCTTCACATCCTCCACAGCAAAATG attctGCATCATCAAAGCATAATCCACCTCAATCTTCTACTAATGATATACAAACAACTCCCATTATTGCACTAAGTCCTTATCAAAATAG GTGGGTGGTAAGAGCAAGAGTTGTTAGTAAATCTGGTATAAGGACATGGAGTAATTCCCGTGGagaaggaaaattattttccatggATCTTGTTGATGAGAGTGGAGAAATTAGATGTACAGCATTCAGAGATCAGTGTGATAAATTTTATGAGATGCTTGAG attGGAAAAGTTTATTACATTTCTAGAGCTACTTTAAAAACAGCAAATAAAcaattcaataatttaaaaaatgattatgaaatgaatttaactggTGATTCAGAAATCATTCCCTGTCATGATAATGAAAAGGATATTCCAACTCTTCAATTTGATTTTCAACCGATAGGTGAtatagagaaaaaggaaaagaatgacTTGATGG ATGTGCTGGGTATCGTTAAATCTTGCGCCGATTTGCAATTGTTAACATCAAGAACTACAGGTAGAGAGATGAAAAAGAGGGATATTCATCTTGTTGATGATAGTAACACTATG GTGTGTCTTACGCTGTGGGGGACAGAAGCTGAAGACTTTGATGGTAGCAATAATCCAGTTGTAGCTGTCAAAGGGGCTCGTATTGGCGAGTTTAACGGAGGAAAGAATTTATCTGCTCTCAGTTCCACGGTTATGCAAGTTGATCCAGACATTCCAGAAGCACACAG ATTACGTGGCTGGTTTAAAACAATTGgttgtaatgaagatatgaaaTCAGTTTCAAGAGCATTTGGAGGTGCAAATAATACAAGTGGACCATTGATTACTTTCAAGGAGGCAACAGACTTGGAATTGGGTCATAGAGGCACTGATATGTACGTGATTAAAGCTACTGTTAACATGATTCGAATTGAAAATGCTCTTTATAAAGCTTGCCCTTCCGAAGGTTGCAAGAAAAAG TTGATTGATCAGGCAAATGATATGTATCGGTGTGAAAAATGCGATAAGGAATACCCAAATTTTAGATATCGTTTACTTGCAAGT ttaAGCTTAGCAGATTGGACAAACAATCAATGGGCGACAGCGTTCAGTGAAGAAGCAGAAAAAATATTAGGTGTTACTGCTCAAGAACTTGGAGAGTTGCAAGAAAATGACAATGATGCTTATCTTGAAAAATTTGGTGATGCAACGTTTAAAAGTTTCATATTTAAGATCCGAATTAAACTGGAAACATTCAGC GATGAGAAAAGATTAAAGGCAACATGTGCTGCTGTATCTCCCATAGATTATAAAACGTACAATAATCATTTGATAACCCAAATTAAAGAATTAGCTGGaattaataaagtataa